The following coding sequences lie in one Kribbella sp. NBC_00709 genomic window:
- a CDS encoding fatty acid desaturase family protein: MAQPPVLPVATRGSDFSPLLREIKAAGLLERRTAAYAMAIGINVALMALAWAGIVLVGASWWVLLLALPLGILTTRAAFFGHDAGHQQIASSRRLHDWIGMLHGNLVLGMSYAWWVDKHNRHHANPNHTDKDPDVGEGVLVWTLEQAEGRKGLEGWLTRNQARIFFPLLTLEGFNLKVSSIRFLLARRRTQQVELGLMAAHLVLYFTALFLIMSPAQALVFALVHHMIFGLHLGSVFAPNHKGMEMPDDDTNWGHLEKQVLTSRNVNGGLVTDWMMGGLNYQIEHHLFPSMPRANLRFAQPMVRAYCESIGMPYVTTSLIDSYRLGLRHMHDVGAELRADV, from the coding sequence ATGGCTCAGCCACCTGTGCTACCTGTTGCTACCCGCGGCTCCGATTTCTCCCCCTTGCTGCGGGAGATCAAGGCCGCCGGCCTGCTGGAGCGCCGTACTGCGGCGTACGCGATGGCGATCGGGATCAACGTGGCCCTGATGGCCTTGGCCTGGGCCGGGATCGTGCTGGTCGGCGCCTCGTGGTGGGTCCTGCTGCTCGCCCTCCCGCTCGGGATCCTGACCACCCGCGCGGCCTTCTTCGGGCACGACGCCGGTCACCAGCAGATCGCCAGCTCACGCCGGCTGCACGACTGGATCGGGATGCTGCACGGCAACCTCGTGCTCGGCATGAGCTATGCCTGGTGGGTCGACAAGCACAACCGCCACCACGCCAACCCGAACCACACCGACAAGGACCCGGATGTCGGCGAGGGCGTGCTGGTCTGGACGCTGGAGCAGGCCGAGGGCCGCAAGGGCCTGGAGGGCTGGCTGACCCGCAACCAGGCGCGGATCTTCTTCCCGCTGCTCACCCTGGAGGGCTTCAACCTCAAGGTTTCGAGCATCCGCTTCCTGCTGGCCCGGCGCCGTACGCAGCAGGTCGAGCTCGGTCTGATGGCCGCGCACCTGGTGCTGTACTTCACCGCGCTGTTCCTGATCATGTCGCCGGCGCAGGCGCTGGTGTTCGCGCTGGTGCACCACATGATCTTCGGGCTGCACCTCGGCAGCGTGTTCGCGCCGAACCACAAGGGCATGGAGATGCCCGATGACGACACCAACTGGGGCCACCTCGAGAAGCAGGTACTGACGTCCCGCAACGTCAACGGCGGTCTGGTCACCGACTGGATGATGGGCGGCCTCAACTACCAGATCGAGCACCACCTCTTCCCGAGCATGCCCCGCGCCAACCTCCGCTTCGCCCAGCCGATGGTCCGTGCGTACTGCGAAAGCATCGGGATGCCCTATGTGACAACGAGCCTGATCGACTCGTACCGGCTGGGGTTGCGCCACATGCACGACGTCGGCGCCGAACTGCGTGCCGACGTCTGA
- a CDS encoding sensor histidine kinase: MTTVATTEAPPMRYPKLAQPWIALFLAILAELGIALFVLSVVSVPLIAVWVGIPLLLVVVPAARWFANCHRTMLAGFLGERIPRPYKKPPMPGMLMRLRTILTDPQTWRDIIWLLVNAVLGFTLCLLSAVLFLATLFYLVYPLLVGVTPEGVFTEPFGGLLTVNFWTSFLLMPVALIAFLIWQAAGERLLKANAFLARSLLGPTESAKLAMRVRELAESRAETVDTQAAELRRIERDLHDGAQARLAALSMNLGMAEEMVARDPAQAAALLTEARESASTALSELRDLVRGIHPPVLADRGLDGAVRALAMSCPFKVDVTYDVPGRPPAPVESAAYFAVAECLANAVKYSAATTAWIQITHEDEKLHMIVGDDGIGGAVIRPGGGLYGIERRLAAFDGTLTVVSPSAGPTTVIMELPCESSSLKTTPSSGTA, translated from the coding sequence ATGACAACCGTGGCCACCACCGAGGCACCGCCGATGCGGTACCCGAAGCTTGCGCAGCCGTGGATCGCGCTGTTCCTCGCGATCCTGGCCGAGCTGGGGATCGCCCTGTTCGTGCTCAGCGTGGTATCCGTTCCGCTGATCGCGGTCTGGGTCGGGATCCCGCTGCTGCTGGTGGTCGTGCCGGCCGCCCGGTGGTTCGCGAACTGCCACCGCACGATGCTGGCCGGCTTCCTCGGCGAGCGGATCCCGCGGCCGTACAAGAAGCCGCCGATGCCCGGCATGCTGATGCGGCTGCGGACGATCCTCACCGACCCGCAGACCTGGCGGGACATCATCTGGCTGCTGGTGAACGCCGTCCTCGGATTCACGCTGTGTCTGCTGAGTGCGGTGCTGTTCCTGGCCACACTGTTCTACCTGGTCTACCCGCTGCTCGTCGGCGTCACCCCGGAGGGCGTGTTCACCGAGCCGTTCGGCGGGCTGCTCACCGTGAACTTCTGGACCAGCTTCCTGCTGATGCCGGTCGCGCTGATCGCGTTCCTGATCTGGCAGGCCGCCGGCGAGCGGCTGCTGAAGGCCAACGCCTTCCTGGCCCGCTCGCTGCTCGGCCCGACCGAGAGCGCGAAGCTGGCAATGCGGGTCCGCGAGCTGGCCGAGTCCCGCGCCGAGACCGTCGACACCCAGGCGGCCGAGCTGCGCCGGATCGAGCGCGACCTGCACGACGGCGCCCAGGCCCGCCTGGCCGCGCTGAGCATGAACCTCGGTATGGCCGAGGAGATGGTCGCCCGCGACCCGGCCCAGGCGGCGGCCCTGCTCACCGAGGCCCGCGAGTCGGCGAGTACGGCGCTGTCCGAGCTGCGCGACCTGGTCCGCGGGATCCACCCGCCGGTGCTGGCCGACCGCGGTCTGGACGGCGCGGTCAGGGCGCTGGCGATGTCCTGCCCGTTCAAGGTCGACGTCACCTACGACGTACCGGGCCGGCCGCCCGCGCCGGTCGAGTCCGCGGCGTACTTCGCGGTCGCCGAATGCCTCGCGAACGCGGTCAAGTACTCGGCCGCGACCACCGCCTGGATCCAGATCACCCACGAGGACGAGAAGCTGCACATGATCGTCGGCGACGACGGCATCGGCGGTGCCGTGATCAGGCCCGGTGGCGGTCTGTACGGTATCGAGCGGCGGCTGGCCGCCTTCGACGGTACGTTGACCGTGGTGAGCCCGAGCGCCGGGCCGACCACCGTGATCATGGAGCTGCCTTGCGAGTCCTCATCGCTGAAGACCACGCCCTCCTCCGGGACGGCCTGA
- a CDS encoding response regulator transcription factor — protein sequence MRVLIAEDHALLRDGLIRLLEAHDFEVVEAVDNGPRLVPALVEHRPDVAVVDVRLPPTFTDEGLKAAIEARSQVPGLPILVLSQYVEQLYARELLTGGGGGVGYLLKDRVSNVAEFLDAVRRVAAGGTAMDPDVIGQLLARNTRDEPIGRLTPRESEVLGLMAEGRSNAAIAGALFVTEKAVSKHTNNIFAKLDLPPSEDDNRRVIAVLTYLSSR from the coding sequence TTGCGAGTCCTCATCGCTGAAGACCACGCCCTCCTCCGGGACGGCCTGATCCGCCTGCTGGAGGCGCACGACTTCGAGGTCGTGGAGGCGGTCGACAACGGACCCCGGCTGGTGCCCGCACTCGTGGAGCACCGGCCGGACGTTGCCGTGGTCGACGTCCGGCTGCCACCGACGTTCACCGACGAGGGCCTGAAGGCGGCGATCGAGGCCCGAAGCCAGGTCCCCGGTCTGCCGATCCTGGTGCTCTCGCAATACGTCGAGCAGCTCTACGCGCGGGAGCTCCTCACCGGCGGTGGCGGCGGCGTCGGGTACCTGCTGAAGGACCGGGTCTCGAACGTCGCCGAGTTCCTCGACGCGGTCCGCCGGGTCGCGGCCGGCGGTACTGCGATGGACCCGGACGTGATCGGTCAGCTGCTGGCCCGCAACACCCGCGACGAACCGATCGGCCGGCTCACACCGCGCGAGTCCGAGGTCCTCGGCCTGATGGCCGAGGGGCGCTCGAACGCCGCGATCGCCGGCGCGCTCTTCGTCACCGAGAAGGCGGTCAGCAAACACACCAACAACATCTTCGCCAAGCTCGACCTGCCGCCGTCCGAGGACGACAACCGCCGCGTCATCGCCGTCCTCACCTACCTGTCGTCCCGCTGA
- a CDS encoding amino acid ABC transporter ATP-binding protein, with the protein MSLLSLRGVRKVYGENVVLDGFELDVDAGECVVLIGASGSGKSTLLRCVNLLETVDDGVVELAGVDITDPRVDADKVRSGIGIVFQAYNLFPHLSVLDNITLAPIRVHRMSRDAARAQALEMLERVGLADKAGARPDELSGGQQQRAAIARAMVNSPQLMLLDEVTSALDPELVGEVLDLLRELKSEGMTMLVCTHEMAFARDVADRVCFLHQGRPLEIGPPSQVLDAPREARTREFLSRVSGTTGR; encoded by the coding sequence GTGAGTCTGCTGTCGTTGCGTGGAGTACGGAAGGTGTACGGCGAGAACGTCGTACTGGACGGGTTCGAGCTGGACGTCGACGCGGGGGAGTGCGTCGTACTGATCGGCGCCTCGGGGTCCGGGAAGTCGACGTTGTTGCGGTGCGTGAACCTGCTCGAGACCGTGGACGACGGTGTGGTCGAGCTGGCCGGGGTCGACATCACGGATCCGCGGGTCGACGCCGACAAGGTGCGGTCGGGGATCGGGATCGTGTTCCAGGCGTACAACCTGTTCCCGCATCTGAGTGTGCTGGACAACATCACGCTGGCGCCGATCCGGGTGCACCGGATGTCGCGGGACGCCGCGCGGGCGCAGGCGCTGGAGATGCTGGAGCGGGTCGGGCTGGCGGACAAGGCCGGGGCCAGGCCGGACGAGCTGTCCGGTGGGCAGCAGCAGCGGGCGGCGATCGCGCGCGCGATGGTGAACTCACCCCAGCTGATGCTGCTCGACGAGGTCACGTCGGCGCTCGACCCGGAGCTCGTCGGTGAGGTGCTGGACCTGCTCCGCGAGCTGAAGTCCGAGGGCATGACGATGCTCGTCTGCACCCACGAAATGGCCTTCGCCCGCGACGTCGCCGACCGCGTCTGTTTCCTCCACCAGGGCCGGCCGCTCGAGATCGGCCCACCTTCGCAGGTCCTGGACGCTCCCCGCGAAGCGCGGACCCGCGAGTTCCTGAGCCGGGTCAGCGGGACGACAGGTAGGTGA
- a CDS encoding amino acid ABC transporter permease — protein sequence MSDWQPSALQLERIAYRRRRARRSTLIAVVSSVVLLVLVAVGIGSTPGWPRVRDTFFDFHRGWEALPVVAQGLWLNIRVMLVCAVLIVIFGMTLAIMRTLRGPIFFPLRVFAAAYTDVFRGLPLLLVIFLLGFGVPALQLRGLPNQAVIWGGAALVLTYSSYVAEVFRAGIESVHPSQRAAARSLGLTYRQTLRFVVLPQAVRRVLPPLLNDFVSLQKDSGLIAVLGVIDAIRAAQLETAEDFNFTPYVVAGLLFVALTIPLTRLTDYVARRQGWYGGGGGPV from the coding sequence GTGAGCGACTGGCAGCCGTCGGCGCTTCAGCTCGAGCGGATCGCGTACCGGCGCAGGCGGGCCCGGCGATCGACGCTGATCGCGGTCGTCAGCTCGGTGGTCCTGCTCGTACTGGTTGCCGTGGGCATCGGTTCCACGCCGGGCTGGCCGCGGGTCCGGGACACGTTCTTCGACTTCCATCGCGGGTGGGAGGCGCTGCCGGTCGTTGCGCAGGGCCTCTGGTTGAACATCCGGGTGATGCTGGTCTGCGCGGTGCTGATCGTGATCTTCGGGATGACGTTGGCGATCATGCGCACGTTGCGCGGGCCGATCTTCTTCCCGCTGCGCGTGTTCGCGGCCGCCTACACGGATGTGTTCCGCGGGCTCCCGTTGCTGCTGGTGATCTTCCTGCTCGGGTTCGGCGTACCGGCGCTGCAGTTGCGTGGGCTGCCGAACCAGGCGGTGATCTGGGGTGGAGCGGCGTTGGTCCTGACGTACTCGTCGTACGTCGCCGAAGTGTTCCGGGCCGGCATCGAGTCGGTGCATCCGTCGCAGCGGGCGGCCGCGCGCTCCCTCGGACTGACCTACCGGCAGACGCTGCGCTTCGTCGTACTGCCACAGGCGGTACGACGGGTGCTGCCGCCGTTGCTGAACGACTTCGTCAGCCTGCAGAAGGACTCCGGCCTGATCGCCGTCCTCGGTGTCATCGACGCGATCCGCGCCGCCCAGCTGGAGACGGCCGAGGACTTCAACTTCACGCCGTACGTCGTGGCCGGCCTGCTGTTCGTCGCGCTGACGATCCCGCTGACCCGGCTGACCGATTACGTCGCCCGCCGGCAGGGCTGGTACGGCGGGGGAGGTGGACCGGTGTGA
- a CDS encoding ABC transporter substrate-binding protein, with protein sequence MRTGVVVGLAALVAMGLGACAPEDNSSGASSTPSGADACAKDKLAVKTAGALTVGTDKPAYEPWFSNNDPSNGKGYESAVTYAVAKKLGFEQAEVTWKTVQFNTAFAPGPKAFDLDVNQVSISEERRKAVDFSSGYYDVRQTVITTAGSKIANAKSVAELADAKLGAQVGTTSYTALRDQVKPKQTPAVFDTNDLAVQALKNKQIDGIVVDLPTAFYMTAAQLDNGKIVGQLPSSGTTEQFGFVLEKGSKLTGCVTQAVDALKSDGTLANLQKQYLTESGAPELS encoded by the coding sequence ATGAGAACCGGTGTGGTGGTGGGTCTGGCGGCGCTGGTCGCCATGGGGTTGGGGGCGTGCGCGCCGGAGGACAACTCGTCCGGAGCGTCGTCGACGCCGTCGGGGGCGGACGCCTGTGCGAAGGACAAGCTGGCAGTGAAGACCGCCGGTGCGCTGACAGTCGGCACCGACAAGCCGGCGTACGAGCCCTGGTTCAGCAACAACGACCCGAGCAACGGCAAGGGGTACGAGTCGGCGGTCACCTACGCGGTGGCGAAGAAGCTCGGGTTCGAGCAGGCCGAGGTGACGTGGAAGACGGTGCAGTTCAACACCGCGTTCGCGCCCGGGCCGAAGGCGTTCGACCTGGACGTGAACCAGGTGTCGATCTCGGAGGAGCGGCGCAAGGCCGTCGACTTCTCGTCCGGGTACTACGACGTCCGGCAGACCGTGATCACGACCGCGGGCAGCAAGATCGCGAACGCCAAGTCGGTCGCCGAACTGGCCGACGCCAAGCTCGGAGCCCAGGTCGGTACGACGAGCTACACCGCCCTGCGCGACCAGGTGAAGCCGAAACAGACACCGGCCGTCTTCGACACCAACGACCTCGCGGTCCAGGCGCTGAAGAACAAGCAGATCGACGGCATCGTGGTGGACCTGCCGACCGCGTTCTACATGACCGCGGCGCAGCTCGACAACGGCAAGATCGTCGGCCAGCTGCCGTCGAGCGGGACCACGGAGCAGTTCGGGTTCGTGCTCGAGAAGGGTTCGAAGCTGACCGGTTGCGTCACCCAGGCGGTCGACGCGCTCAAGTCCGACGGCACACTGGCCAACCTGCAGAAGCAGTACCTGACCGAGTCCGGCGCTCCAGAACTGTCGTGA
- a CDS encoding helix-turn-helix domain-containing protein, whose product MNLRDPADSPVPVVRRVHTGEFDEGPDYATYRRRGTTDWLLVQTLDGQGRFGHVRAEPGSVTLVRPGTLHDYATVGDRWHFLYAHVHPKPDWLPLLDWPEVAPGIVQLQPAAATFDRIADHLRDAVRHQRSVLPQAEQLSANSLEAALLWCDTQNPKAVQIDDRLLRAIELVDQDLTADLDVPRLARAVNLSVSRFAHLFRSQLGVSPQQFVERRRLDAAARLLELTSRSVAAVGAQVGYADPLYFSTRFRLHTGSSPTTYRKRS is encoded by the coding sequence GTGAACCTTCGAGATCCTGCTGACTCGCCAGTCCCGGTGGTGCGCCGGGTGCACACCGGCGAGTTCGACGAGGGCCCTGACTACGCGACGTACCGGCGCCGGGGGACGACGGACTGGCTGCTGGTCCAGACGCTCGACGGCCAGGGACGATTCGGTCACGTCCGCGCCGAGCCCGGCAGCGTCACACTGGTCCGCCCCGGCACCCTGCACGACTACGCCACGGTCGGCGACCGCTGGCACTTCCTCTACGCGCACGTGCATCCGAAACCGGACTGGCTGCCGCTGCTCGACTGGCCGGAAGTTGCTCCTGGCATCGTTCAGCTCCAGCCCGCCGCGGCCACCTTCGACCGGATCGCCGACCATCTGCGCGACGCCGTACGGCACCAGCGCAGCGTCCTTCCACAGGCCGAGCAGCTGAGCGCCAACTCCCTCGAAGCCGCGCTGCTGTGGTGCGACACGCAGAATCCGAAGGCCGTCCAGATCGACGACCGTCTGCTCCGCGCGATCGAACTCGTCGACCAGGACCTGACCGCCGACCTGGACGTCCCGCGGCTCGCGCGGGCCGTCAACCTCTCGGTCTCGCGCTTCGCCCACCTGTTCCGCAGCCAGCTCGGAGTCAGCCCCCAGCAGTTCGTCGAACGCCGCCGCCTCGACGCCGCCGCCCGCCTCCTGGAACTCACCAGCCGCTCGGTAGCCGCCGTCGGCGCCCAGGTCGGCTACGCGGACCCGCTCTACTTCTCGACGCGCTTCCGTTTACATACCGGTTCAAGCCCCACGACGTACCGCAAGAGGTCTTAG